The SAR324 cluster bacterium genome includes the window GCGAGTTAAAATTCGATTTATTTTCTTGGGATTTTTCGACAGTATGTGTCTCAGATTGCCTCGGCAATCCATAATGCGCAATTGCATGAGGAAACCCTTGAAAAACAACAACAGATTGAATCCGCCCATCAGGAAATCCAGCATATCAATTAGGTCGTGCAAATTGTCAATTCGACCTTGAATCTGGATACCATCATCAAACAGGTCATGGTAGTGTTACAACAAATCTTTGAGTTTAACGGGTTGGCCATTTCGCTGTTGGATGAACCTCGGCAAAATCTGGTGTTTCAGTCGTCTTATCATGATGGAAGTTGGTCAGGATTCAATGACGTCCATTGGAAGTCCATTGTCATTCCTGTCACCGCGGATGACAACTTTTATGTGAAAACCCTGAAGTACAATGATCCCAACTATATTTCTCCTGTCACACCTGAATTGATAGAACGTTTTGAAGAGCATGATCGTCAGCTTTACGCCCTTGTTCCGGCCAAATCTATTTTGATGTGTCCCCTCAGTTTTCAAGGGGAAGCCATTGGTGTGATCGTTTTTGGAAACTCCAAAAAAACCTTTGAACTGGTGGATTCAGATATTGTGAAAATCCAGATGTATTTGAATCAGATCAGTAACGCAGTTCATAACGCCCAACAGTATGATGCTTTGAAAACCACCAAACTCCAACAGGATGTTCGACTTCCAGGCGAACACACTTAAGCGAATCCTTACGCTGACTGGAAATCACTGGAAGTTCCACAAACTCCACTTCTGAAGGTTTTGGACAAACAGGGGAAACTGATGACATCGCTGTGAGGGACAGCCGTTTCTGAAGTGATTTGAGATCCAGCTTCAATTGATAGGCCACCGTGGACACCGGGGTGTGTTGACACAAGACAACAGCGTAATTCCACAAGACTTCGGGGATGCGTTCTCCATTGTGCCGACTTTGACGCCACTGATAAAATTGCTCCTGAATTTCCTGAAGGGTGAATGGTTGAGGTGAATGTATAATGCCTCCATGATGGTGAGGGAAAATCAATGATTACTCACCCCATTGCATCACAGATGATAGGTCGTGTCACACTCTCTTGCCGAAAGGACACGAGCAAAGACATTTCCATCTTCGTCTTGTACTTTGTGGACGATCCCGAACCCGCCACGCCCCAACACTTCGATCTCAGTGTATTTCATAGTTCTCTCCTGCTAACGCTGAGTTG containing:
- a CDS encoding GAF domain-containing protein, yielding MQIVNSTLNLDTIIKQVMVVLQQIFEFNGLAISLLDEPRQNLVFQSSYHDGSWSGFNDVHWKSIVIPVTADDNFYVKTLKYNDPNYISPVTPELIERFEEHDRQLYALVPAKSILMCPLSFQGEAIGVIVFGNSKKTFELVDSDIVKIQMYLNQISNAVHNAQQYDALKTTKLQQDVRLPGEHT